A stretch of the Manis pentadactyla isolate mManPen7 chromosome 16, mManPen7.hap1, whole genome shotgun sequence genome encodes the following:
- the CRIP3 gene encoding cysteine-rich protein 3 isoform X10: MSWTCPRCQQPVFFGEAQTEEGEKIGRVRPAGFPEDTRSGPRGKSELPGQELAPLLPEITMGGRIATGHAMGLSSDPGVRVNIGGVGSYLYNSPTPCAPLSPSSFSPPRPSIGFPQGKKSPPHMKTFTGETSLCPGCEEPVYFAEKVMSLGRNWHRPCLRCQRCRKTLTAGSHAEHDGVPYCHIPCYGYLFGPKGVNIGDVGCYIYDPVEIKSK, translated from the exons ATGAGCTGGACCTGCCCGCGTTGCCAGCAACCCGTGTTTTTCGGTGAGGCCCAGACTGAGGAAGGGGAGAAGATAGGGAGAGTGCGACCTGCTGGGTTCCCCGAGGACACGAGGAGCGGGCCACG CGGAAAAAGTGAGCTCCCTGGGCAAGAACTGGCACCGCTTCTGCCTGAAAT CACAATGGGAGGCCGTATTGCCACAGGCCATGCTATGGGGCTCTCTTCGGACCCAGGGGTAA GGGTGAATATTGGTGGGGTGGGCTCCTACCTCTACAATTCCCCCACTCCCTGCGCTCCTCTCAGCCCCAGCAGCTTCAGCCCCCCCAGGCCCAGTATTGGCTTCCCCCAGGGCAAGAAAA GCCCTCCCCACATGAAGACGTTCACCGGGGAGACCTCACTGTGCCCTGGCTGTGAGGAACCTGTCTATTTTG CTGAGAAGGTAATGTCTCTGGGCAGAAACTGGCACCGACCCTGCCTGAGGTGCCAGCGCTGCCGGAAGACCCTGACTGCTGGGAGTCATGCAGAG CATGATGGCGTTCCCTATTGCCACATCCCCTGCTATGGCTACCTGTTTGGCCCCAAAG GTGTGAACATTGGTGATGTGGGCTGCTACATCTATGACCCTGTGGAGATAAAATCCAAATGA
- the CRIP3 gene encoding cysteine-rich protein 3 isoform X9: MSWTCPRCQQPVFFGEAQTEEGEKIGRVRPAGFPEDTRSGPRGKSELPGQELAPLLPEITMGGRIATGHAMGLSSDPGVRVNIGGVGSYLYNSPTPCAPLSPSSFSPPRPSIGFPQGKKTAELRGRLGRWHHLRFTGPPHMKTFTGETSLCPGCEEPVYFAEKVMSLGRNWHRPCLRCQRCRKTLTAGSHAEHDGVPYCHIPCYGYLFGPKGVNIGDVGCYIYDPVEIKSK, translated from the exons ATGAGCTGGACCTGCCCGCGTTGCCAGCAACCCGTGTTTTTCGGTGAGGCCCAGACTGAGGAAGGGGAGAAGATAGGGAGAGTGCGACCTGCTGGGTTCCCCGAGGACACGAGGAGCGGGCCACG CGGAAAAAGTGAGCTCCCTGGGCAAGAACTGGCACCGCTTCTGCCTGAAAT CACAATGGGAGGCCGTATTGCCACAGGCCATGCTATGGGGCTCTCTTCGGACCCAGGGGTAA GGGTGAATATTGGTGGGGTGGGCTCCTACCTCTACAATTCCCCCACTCCCTGCGCTCCTCTCAGCCCCAGCAGCTTCAGCCCCCCCAGGCCCAGTATTGGCTTCCCCCAGGGCAAGAAAA CTGCTGAGTTAAGAGGTAGACTGGGCAGATGGCATCATCTccgttttacag GCCCTCCCCACATGAAGACGTTCACCGGGGAGACCTCACTGTGCCCTGGCTGTGAGGAACCTGTCTATTTTG CTGAGAAGGTAATGTCTCTGGGCAGAAACTGGCACCGACCCTGCCTGAGGTGCCAGCGCTGCCGGAAGACCCTGACTGCTGGGAGTCATGCAGAG CATGATGGCGTTCCCTATTGCCACATCCCCTGCTATGGCTACCTGTTTGGCCCCAAAG GTGTGAACATTGGTGATGTGGGCTGCTACATCTATGACCCTGTGGAGATAAAATCCAAATGA
- the CRIP3 gene encoding cysteine-rich protein 3 isoform X11: MSWTCPRCQQPVFFAEKVSSLGKNWHRFCLKCEHCHSVLSPGGHAEHNGRPYCHRPCYGALFGPRGVNIGGVGSYLYNSPTPCAPLSPSSFSPPRPSIGFPQGKKSPPHMKTFTGETSLCPGCEEPVYFAEKVMSLGRNWHRPCLRCQRCRKTLTAGSHAEHDGVPYCHIPCYGYLFGPKGVNIGDVGCYIYDPVEIKSK, encoded by the exons ATGAGCTGGACCTGCCCGCGTTGCCAGCAACCCGTGTTTTTCG CGGAAAAAGTGAGCTCCCTGGGCAAGAACTGGCACCGCTTCTGCCTGAAATGTGAGCACTGCCACAGCGTCCTATCCCCAGGAGGGCATGCAGAG CACAATGGGAGGCCGTATTGCCACAGGCCATGCTATGGGGCTCTCTTCGGACCCAGGG GGGTGAATATTGGTGGGGTGGGCTCCTACCTCTACAATTCCCCCACTCCCTGCGCTCCTCTCAGCCCCAGCAGCTTCAGCCCCCCCAGGCCCAGTATTGGCTTCCCCCAGGGCAAGAAAA GCCCTCCCCACATGAAGACGTTCACCGGGGAGACCTCACTGTGCCCTGGCTGTGAGGAACCTGTCTATTTTG CTGAGAAGGTAATGTCTCTGGGCAGAAACTGGCACCGACCCTGCCTGAGGTGCCAGCGCTGCCGGAAGACCCTGACTGCTGGGAGTCATGCAGAG CATGATGGCGTTCCCTATTGCCACATCCCCTGCTATGGCTACCTGTTTGGCCCCAAAG GTGTGAACATTGGTGATGTGGGCTGCTACATCTATGACCCTGTGGAGATAAAATCCAAATGA
- the CRIP3 gene encoding cysteine-rich protein 3 isoform X8, with product MSWTCPRCQQPVFFGEAQTEEGEKIGRVRPAGFPEDTRSGPRGKSELPGQELAPLLPEITMGGRIATGHAMGLSSDPGVRVNIGGVGSYLYNSPTPCAPLSPSSFSPPRPSIGFPQGKKTAELRGRLGRWHHLRFTGPPHMKTFTGETSLCPGCEEPVYFAEKVMSLGRNWHRPCLRCQRCRKTLTAGSHAEVNREGMVVLLGGGRLKMGRQPSSDGFLSLCPSMMAFPIATSPAMATCLAPKV from the exons ATGAGCTGGACCTGCCCGCGTTGCCAGCAACCCGTGTTTTTCGGTGAGGCCCAGACTGAGGAAGGGGAGAAGATAGGGAGAGTGCGACCTGCTGGGTTCCCCGAGGACACGAGGAGCGGGCCACG CGGAAAAAGTGAGCTCCCTGGGCAAGAACTGGCACCGCTTCTGCCTGAAAT CACAATGGGAGGCCGTATTGCCACAGGCCATGCTATGGGGCTCTCTTCGGACCCAGGGGTAA GGGTGAATATTGGTGGGGTGGGCTCCTACCTCTACAATTCCCCCACTCCCTGCGCTCCTCTCAGCCCCAGCAGCTTCAGCCCCCCCAGGCCCAGTATTGGCTTCCCCCAGGGCAAGAAAA CTGCTGAGTTAAGAGGTAGACTGGGCAGATGGCATCATCTccgttttacag GCCCTCCCCACATGAAGACGTTCACCGGGGAGACCTCACTGTGCCCTGGCTGTGAGGAACCTGTCTATTTTG CTGAGAAGGTAATGTCTCTGGGCAGAAACTGGCACCGACCCTGCCTGAGGTGCCAGCGCTGCCGGAAGACCCTGACTGCTGGGAGTCATGCAGAGGTGAACAGGGAAGGGATGGTAGTTTTGTTGGGAGGAGGGAGACTGAAGATGGGAAGACAGCCAAGCTCAGATGGTTTTCTCTCTTTGTGTCCCAGCATGATGGCGTTCCCTATTGCCACATCCCCTGCTATGGCTACCTGTTTGGCCCCAAAG GTGTGA
- the CRIP3 gene encoding cysteine-rich protein 3 isoform X12, producing MSWTCPRCQQPVFFGEAQTEEGEKIGRVRPAGFPEDTRSGPRGKSELPGQELAPLLPEITMGGRIATGHAMGLSSDPGVRVNIGGVGSYLYNSPTPCAPLSPSSFSPPRPSIGFPQGKKTAELRGRLGRWHHLRFTGPPHMKTFTGETSLCPGCEEPVYFAEKVMSLGRNWHRPCLRCQRCRKTLTAGSHAEV from the exons ATGAGCTGGACCTGCCCGCGTTGCCAGCAACCCGTGTTTTTCGGTGAGGCCCAGACTGAGGAAGGGGAGAAGATAGGGAGAGTGCGACCTGCTGGGTTCCCCGAGGACACGAGGAGCGGGCCACG CGGAAAAAGTGAGCTCCCTGGGCAAGAACTGGCACCGCTTCTGCCTGAAAT CACAATGGGAGGCCGTATTGCCACAGGCCATGCTATGGGGCTCTCTTCGGACCCAGGGGTAA GGGTGAATATTGGTGGGGTGGGCTCCTACCTCTACAATTCCCCCACTCCCTGCGCTCCTCTCAGCCCCAGCAGCTTCAGCCCCCCCAGGCCCAGTATTGGCTTCCCCCAGGGCAAGAAAA CTGCTGAGTTAAGAGGTAGACTGGGCAGATGGCATCATCTccgttttacag GCCCTCCCCACATGAAGACGTTCACCGGGGAGACCTCACTGTGCCCTGGCTGTGAGGAACCTGTCTATTTTG CTGAGAAGGTAATGTCTCTGGGCAGAAACTGGCACCGACCCTGCCTGAGGTGCCAGCGCTGCCGGAAGACCCTGACTGCTGGGAGTCATGCAGAG GTGTGA
- the CRIP3 gene encoding cysteine-rich protein 3 isoform X2: MSWTCPRCQQPVFFAEKVSSLGKNWHRFCLKCEHCHSVLSPGGHAEHNGRPYCHRPCYGALFGPRGVNIGGVGSYLYNSPTPCAPLSPSSFSPPRPSIGFPQGKKTAELRGRLGRWHHLRFTGPPHMKTFTGETSLCPGCEEPVYFAEKVMSLGRNWHRPCLRCQRCRKTLTAGSHAEVNREGMVVLLGGGRLKMGRQPSSDGFLSLCPSMMAFPIATSPAMATCLAPKVGSPTPDMWVWGNLLTTSQVVKHASGPSQFPPALSPAPPATPKAHGDKALSLRCEHW; encoded by the exons ATGAGCTGGACCTGCCCGCGTTGCCAGCAACCCGTGTTTTTCG CGGAAAAAGTGAGCTCCCTGGGCAAGAACTGGCACCGCTTCTGCCTGAAATGTGAGCACTGCCACAGCGTCCTATCCCCAGGAGGGCATGCAGAG CACAATGGGAGGCCGTATTGCCACAGGCCATGCTATGGGGCTCTCTTCGGACCCAGGG GGGTGAATATTGGTGGGGTGGGCTCCTACCTCTACAATTCCCCCACTCCCTGCGCTCCTCTCAGCCCCAGCAGCTTCAGCCCCCCCAGGCCCAGTATTGGCTTCCCCCAGGGCAAGAAAA CTGCTGAGTTAAGAGGTAGACTGGGCAGATGGCATCATCTccgttttacag GCCCTCCCCACATGAAGACGTTCACCGGGGAGACCTCACTGTGCCCTGGCTGTGAGGAACCTGTCTATTTTG CTGAGAAGGTAATGTCTCTGGGCAGAAACTGGCACCGACCCTGCCTGAGGTGCCAGCGCTGCCGGAAGACCCTGACTGCTGGGAGTCATGCAGAGGTGAACAGGGAAGGGATGGTAGTTTTGTTGGGAGGAGGGAGACTGAAGATGGGAAGACAGCCAAGCTCAGATGGTTTTCTCTCTTTGTGTCCCAGCATGATGGCGTTCCCTATTGCCACATCCCCTGCTATGGCTACCTGTTTGGCCCCAAAGGTGGGCAGCCCCACTCCAGACATGTGGGTCTGGGGGAATCTGTTGACAACTTCCCAGGTGGTCAAACATGCCTCAGGCCCCTCCCAATTCCCTCCAGCCCTCAGCCCAgcacccccagccacccccaagGCCCATGGTGATAAGGCTCTCTCCCTCAGGTGTGAACATTGGTGA
- the CRIP3 gene encoding cysteine-rich protein 3 isoform X4 translates to MSWTCPRCQQPVFFAEKVSSLGKNWHRFCLKCEHCHSVLSPGGHAEHNGRPYCHRPCYGALFGPRGVNIGGVGSYLYNSPTPCAPLSPSSFSPPRPSIGFPQGKKSPPHMKTFTGETSLCPGCEEPVYFAEKVMSLGRNWHRPCLRCQRCRKTLTAGSHAEVNREGMVVLLGGGRLKMGRQPSSDGFLSLCPSMMAFPIATSPAMATCLAPKVGSPTPDMWVWGNLLTTSQVVKHASGPSQFPPALSPAPPATPKAHGDKALSLRCEHW, encoded by the exons ATGAGCTGGACCTGCCCGCGTTGCCAGCAACCCGTGTTTTTCG CGGAAAAAGTGAGCTCCCTGGGCAAGAACTGGCACCGCTTCTGCCTGAAATGTGAGCACTGCCACAGCGTCCTATCCCCAGGAGGGCATGCAGAG CACAATGGGAGGCCGTATTGCCACAGGCCATGCTATGGGGCTCTCTTCGGACCCAGGG GGGTGAATATTGGTGGGGTGGGCTCCTACCTCTACAATTCCCCCACTCCCTGCGCTCCTCTCAGCCCCAGCAGCTTCAGCCCCCCCAGGCCCAGTATTGGCTTCCCCCAGGGCAAGAAAA GCCCTCCCCACATGAAGACGTTCACCGGGGAGACCTCACTGTGCCCTGGCTGTGAGGAACCTGTCTATTTTG CTGAGAAGGTAATGTCTCTGGGCAGAAACTGGCACCGACCCTGCCTGAGGTGCCAGCGCTGCCGGAAGACCCTGACTGCTGGGAGTCATGCAGAGGTGAACAGGGAAGGGATGGTAGTTTTGTTGGGAGGAGGGAGACTGAAGATGGGAAGACAGCCAAGCTCAGATGGTTTTCTCTCTTTGTGTCCCAGCATGATGGCGTTCCCTATTGCCACATCCCCTGCTATGGCTACCTGTTTGGCCCCAAAGGTGGGCAGCCCCACTCCAGACATGTGGGTCTGGGGGAATCTGTTGACAACTTCCCAGGTGGTCAAACATGCCTCAGGCCCCTCCCAATTCCCTCCAGCCCTCAGCCCAgcacccccagccacccccaagGCCCATGGTGATAAGGCTCTCTCCCTCAGGTGTGAACATTGGTGA
- the CRIP3 gene encoding cysteine-rich protein 3 isoform X6: MSWTCPRCQQPVFFAEKVSSLGKNWHRFCLKCEHCHSVLSPGGHAEHNGRPYCHRPCYGALFGPRGVNIGGVGSYLYNSPTPCAPLSPSSFSPPRPSIGFPQGKKTEKVMSLGRNWHRPCLRCQRCRKTLTAGSHAEVNREGMVVLLGGGRLKMGRQPSSDGFLSLCPSMMAFPIATSPAMATCLAPKVGSPTPDMWVWGNLLTTSQVVKHASGPSQFPPALSPAPPATPKAHGDKALSLRCEHW; encoded by the exons ATGAGCTGGACCTGCCCGCGTTGCCAGCAACCCGTGTTTTTCG CGGAAAAAGTGAGCTCCCTGGGCAAGAACTGGCACCGCTTCTGCCTGAAATGTGAGCACTGCCACAGCGTCCTATCCCCAGGAGGGCATGCAGAG CACAATGGGAGGCCGTATTGCCACAGGCCATGCTATGGGGCTCTCTTCGGACCCAGGG GGGTGAATATTGGTGGGGTGGGCTCCTACCTCTACAATTCCCCCACTCCCTGCGCTCCTCTCAGCCCCAGCAGCTTCAGCCCCCCCAGGCCCAGTATTGGCTTCCCCCAGGGCAAGAAAA CTGAGAAGGTAATGTCTCTGGGCAGAAACTGGCACCGACCCTGCCTGAGGTGCCAGCGCTGCCGGAAGACCCTGACTGCTGGGAGTCATGCAGAGGTGAACAGGGAAGGGATGGTAGTTTTGTTGGGAGGAGGGAGACTGAAGATGGGAAGACAGCCAAGCTCAGATGGTTTTCTCTCTTTGTGTCCCAGCATGATGGCGTTCCCTATTGCCACATCCCCTGCTATGGCTACCTGTTTGGCCCCAAAGGTGGGCAGCCCCACTCCAGACATGTGGGTCTGGGGGAATCTGTTGACAACTTCCCAGGTGGTCAAACATGCCTCAGGCCCCTCCCAATTCCCTCCAGCCCTCAGCCCAgcacccccagccacccccaagGCCCATGGTGATAAGGCTCTCTCCCTCAGGTGTGAACATTGGTGA
- the CRIP3 gene encoding cysteine-rich protein 3 isoform X5, whose protein sequence is MSWTCPRCQQPVFFGEAQTEEGEKIGRVRPAGFPEDTRSGPRGKSELPGQELAPLLPEITMGGRIATGHAMGLSSDPGVRVNIGGVGSYLYNSPTPCAPLSPSSFSPPRPSIGFPQGKKTEKVMSLGRNWHRPCLRCQRCRKTLTAGSHAEVNREGMVVLLGGGRLKMGRQPSSDGFLSLCPSMMAFPIATSPAMATCLAPKVGSPTPDMWVWGNLLTTSQVVKHASGPSQFPPALSPAPPATPKAHGDKALSLRCEHW, encoded by the exons ATGAGCTGGACCTGCCCGCGTTGCCAGCAACCCGTGTTTTTCGGTGAGGCCCAGACTGAGGAAGGGGAGAAGATAGGGAGAGTGCGACCTGCTGGGTTCCCCGAGGACACGAGGAGCGGGCCACG CGGAAAAAGTGAGCTCCCTGGGCAAGAACTGGCACCGCTTCTGCCTGAAAT CACAATGGGAGGCCGTATTGCCACAGGCCATGCTATGGGGCTCTCTTCGGACCCAGGGGTAA GGGTGAATATTGGTGGGGTGGGCTCCTACCTCTACAATTCCCCCACTCCCTGCGCTCCTCTCAGCCCCAGCAGCTTCAGCCCCCCCAGGCCCAGTATTGGCTTCCCCCAGGGCAAGAAAA CTGAGAAGGTAATGTCTCTGGGCAGAAACTGGCACCGACCCTGCCTGAGGTGCCAGCGCTGCCGGAAGACCCTGACTGCTGGGAGTCATGCAGAGGTGAACAGGGAAGGGATGGTAGTTTTGTTGGGAGGAGGGAGACTGAAGATGGGAAGACAGCCAAGCTCAGATGGTTTTCTCTCTTTGTGTCCCAGCATGATGGCGTTCCCTATTGCCACATCCCCTGCTATGGCTACCTGTTTGGCCCCAAAGGTGGGCAGCCCCACTCCAGACATGTGGGTCTGGGGGAATCTGTTGACAACTTCCCAGGTGGTCAAACATGCCTCAGGCCCCTCCCAATTCCCTCCAGCCCTCAGCCCAgcacccccagccacccccaagGCCCATGGTGATAAGGCTCTCTCCCTCAGGTGTGAACATTGGTGA
- the CRIP3 gene encoding cysteine-rich protein 3 isoform X3 — MSWTCPRCQQPVFFGEAQTEEGEKIGRVRPAGFPEDTRSGPRGKSELPGQELAPLLPEITMGGRIATGHAMGLSSDPGVRVNIGGVGSYLYNSPTPCAPLSPSSFSPPRPSIGFPQGKKSPPHMKTFTGETSLCPGCEEPVYFAEKVMSLGRNWHRPCLRCQRCRKTLTAGSHAEVNREGMVVLLGGGRLKMGRQPSSDGFLSLCPSMMAFPIATSPAMATCLAPKVGSPTPDMWVWGNLLTTSQVVKHASGPSQFPPALSPAPPATPKAHGDKALSLRCEHW, encoded by the exons ATGAGCTGGACCTGCCCGCGTTGCCAGCAACCCGTGTTTTTCGGTGAGGCCCAGACTGAGGAAGGGGAGAAGATAGGGAGAGTGCGACCTGCTGGGTTCCCCGAGGACACGAGGAGCGGGCCACG CGGAAAAAGTGAGCTCCCTGGGCAAGAACTGGCACCGCTTCTGCCTGAAAT CACAATGGGAGGCCGTATTGCCACAGGCCATGCTATGGGGCTCTCTTCGGACCCAGGGGTAA GGGTGAATATTGGTGGGGTGGGCTCCTACCTCTACAATTCCCCCACTCCCTGCGCTCCTCTCAGCCCCAGCAGCTTCAGCCCCCCCAGGCCCAGTATTGGCTTCCCCCAGGGCAAGAAAA GCCCTCCCCACATGAAGACGTTCACCGGGGAGACCTCACTGTGCCCTGGCTGTGAGGAACCTGTCTATTTTG CTGAGAAGGTAATGTCTCTGGGCAGAAACTGGCACCGACCCTGCCTGAGGTGCCAGCGCTGCCGGAAGACCCTGACTGCTGGGAGTCATGCAGAGGTGAACAGGGAAGGGATGGTAGTTTTGTTGGGAGGAGGGAGACTGAAGATGGGAAGACAGCCAAGCTCAGATGGTTTTCTCTCTTTGTGTCCCAGCATGATGGCGTTCCCTATTGCCACATCCCCTGCTATGGCTACCTGTTTGGCCCCAAAGGTGGGCAGCCCCACTCCAGACATGTGGGTCTGGGGGAATCTGTTGACAACTTCCCAGGTGGTCAAACATGCCTCAGGCCCCTCCCAATTCCCTCCAGCCCTCAGCCCAgcacccccagccacccccaagGCCCATGGTGATAAGGCTCTCTCCCTCAGGTGTGAACATTGGTGA
- the CRIP3 gene encoding cysteine-rich protein 3 isoform X1 yields the protein MSWTCPRCQQPVFFGEAQTEEGEKIGRVRPAGFPEDTRSGPRGKSELPGQELAPLLPEITMGGRIATGHAMGLSSDPGVRVNIGGVGSYLYNSPTPCAPLSPSSFSPPRPSIGFPQGKKTAELRGRLGRWHHLRFTGPPHMKTFTGETSLCPGCEEPVYFAEKVMSLGRNWHRPCLRCQRCRKTLTAGSHAEVNREGMVVLLGGGRLKMGRQPSSDGFLSLCPSMMAFPIATSPAMATCLAPKVGSPTPDMWVWGNLLTTSQVVKHASGPSQFPPALSPAPPATPKAHGDKALSLRCEHW from the exons ATGAGCTGGACCTGCCCGCGTTGCCAGCAACCCGTGTTTTTCGGTGAGGCCCAGACTGAGGAAGGGGAGAAGATAGGGAGAGTGCGACCTGCTGGGTTCCCCGAGGACACGAGGAGCGGGCCACG CGGAAAAAGTGAGCTCCCTGGGCAAGAACTGGCACCGCTTCTGCCTGAAAT CACAATGGGAGGCCGTATTGCCACAGGCCATGCTATGGGGCTCTCTTCGGACCCAGGGGTAA GGGTGAATATTGGTGGGGTGGGCTCCTACCTCTACAATTCCCCCACTCCCTGCGCTCCTCTCAGCCCCAGCAGCTTCAGCCCCCCCAGGCCCAGTATTGGCTTCCCCCAGGGCAAGAAAA CTGCTGAGTTAAGAGGTAGACTGGGCAGATGGCATCATCTccgttttacag GCCCTCCCCACATGAAGACGTTCACCGGGGAGACCTCACTGTGCCCTGGCTGTGAGGAACCTGTCTATTTTG CTGAGAAGGTAATGTCTCTGGGCAGAAACTGGCACCGACCCTGCCTGAGGTGCCAGCGCTGCCGGAAGACCCTGACTGCTGGGAGTCATGCAGAGGTGAACAGGGAAGGGATGGTAGTTTTGTTGGGAGGAGGGAGACTGAAGATGGGAAGACAGCCAAGCTCAGATGGTTTTCTCTCTTTGTGTCCCAGCATGATGGCGTTCCCTATTGCCACATCCCCTGCTATGGCTACCTGTTTGGCCCCAAAGGTGGGCAGCCCCACTCCAGACATGTGGGTCTGGGGGAATCTGTTGACAACTTCCCAGGTGGTCAAACATGCCTCAGGCCCCTCCCAATTCCCTCCAGCCCTCAGCCCAgcacccccagccacccccaagGCCCATGGTGATAAGGCTCTCTCCCTCAGGTGTGAACATTGGTGA
- the CRIP3 gene encoding cysteine-rich protein 3 isoform X7, whose product MQSTMGGRIATGHAMGLSSDPGVRVNIGGVGSYLYNSPTPCAPLSPSSFSPPRPSIGFPQGKKTAELRGRLGRWHHLRFTGPPHMKTFTGETSLCPGCEEPVYFAEKVMSLGRNWHRPCLRCQRCRKTLTAGSHAEVNREGMVVLLGGGRLKMGRQPSSDGFLSLCPSMMAFPIATSPAMATCLAPKVGSPTPDMWVWGNLLTTSQVVKHASGPSQFPPALSPAPPATPKAHGDKALSLRCEHW is encoded by the exons ATGCAGAG CACAATGGGAGGCCGTATTGCCACAGGCCATGCTATGGGGCTCTCTTCGGACCCAGGGGTAA GGGTGAATATTGGTGGGGTGGGCTCCTACCTCTACAATTCCCCCACTCCCTGCGCTCCTCTCAGCCCCAGCAGCTTCAGCCCCCCCAGGCCCAGTATTGGCTTCCCCCAGGGCAAGAAAA CTGCTGAGTTAAGAGGTAGACTGGGCAGATGGCATCATCTccgttttacag GCCCTCCCCACATGAAGACGTTCACCGGGGAGACCTCACTGTGCCCTGGCTGTGAGGAACCTGTCTATTTTG CTGAGAAGGTAATGTCTCTGGGCAGAAACTGGCACCGACCCTGCCTGAGGTGCCAGCGCTGCCGGAAGACCCTGACTGCTGGGAGTCATGCAGAGGTGAACAGGGAAGGGATGGTAGTTTTGTTGGGAGGAGGGAGACTGAAGATGGGAAGACAGCCAAGCTCAGATGGTTTTCTCTCTTTGTGTCCCAGCATGATGGCGTTCCCTATTGCCACATCCCCTGCTATGGCTACCTGTTTGGCCCCAAAGGTGGGCAGCCCCACTCCAGACATGTGGGTCTGGGGGAATCTGTTGACAACTTCCCAGGTGGTCAAACATGCCTCAGGCCCCTCCCAATTCCCTCCAGCCCTCAGCCCAgcacccccagccacccccaagGCCCATGGTGATAAGGCTCTCTCCCTCAGGTGTGAACATTGGTGA